TTACGTCCCCAGTCTGGCTATAAAAGACCTTCCAAATCGATGTGGGGTGGTAGTTAAGTTGGTTATAACGTCCGCCTGTCACGCGGAAGGCCGCGGGTTCGAGTCCCGTCCACCCCGCCATTTTAAAATGGCCGACCCTACAAACGATGGAAATAAAAAGGAAGCCTTGAGCTTCCTTTTTTTATTTGTGGGCTCGATAGTACCAAATTCATTAGCTCCCGTTTTTCATCAGAATTCATAGAATTAAACAGCATCGGTGCCTTGGAAGCCATATCCATCAAGGGAATCAGGAGGTTTTGCGCACCCGTATCTTCGAGCTCTAAAGTTGTTAATTGCTTTTGGAGGGGCTATCGTTTCTTCCTGCCATTGTTTTGACTTCGATTCCCAAATATCTTTTGGAATTTTGCCATCCAGATAGCGGTCACAAGCTTCTGAAAGACGTTTTTCTACTTCCTTAAATCTGCGTTTGACTGTTAGGAGCTGGGCTTCTTTTATTTCCCTCGGTCTCGGTTTTACGAAGTTCTTCCTTCGTTCATTGCACTACCTCGGCGGAGAGTCTTATTTGCCTAAGTGCATTTTTAAACTCTTCTTCAAGGTACCCTTACGGCGATTTTTGACGAGTTCACAGACCCTTCGACCATTGGTGCATCTGTAATATGTGTAACGTCTTTTTTTGTTTCACCTGTATGAGCCGCCACAGTGAGCACATGTCATTAGATCCCTATATGTCAGGTCCCTTTTCGTAGATGTGGAGTTTTCGTTTAGCCCGTGACCCTTTGAACTTGGCCATAAAGGTCTTTAGATATGATCGGCTTATAATTGGCTTTGTAGGGCACACCTTTGCGAAAAAAATAGCGATAGTAAAAAGGGCTGCAATACTGAGTATAATTATAAAATACATGGATTTAAGTATAGGTTAGAGTATCTCTAATAACTCGATATTGTTTATAAAAATAAGTTATTTATAGTTATTAAAAGGTTACTCTATTTTAATAGGTGCATATGGAGCATGAAAATATCCTTACTGAAAGTGATGTTGAACAGAAGTTTCTATATAGAATTTTGGTAACTCCAAAGCCACTAGGGTTGGGCTTGAGCGCAACAGATATACGAACAAAGGCCGATATCAGAAAAATAGTAATTGGAAAAGGACAGAATCAAAAGCTTTACTACCCGGATTACGTCATAGTTATTGATGGCCTACCAGTACTAATTGTCGAGGCAAAAGCTCCTAAAGAAAATCTTGAAGAAGCATTGCGTGAGGCGCGTTTGTACGCGAGTGAGATCAATGCTTTATTTCCAAATAAGGTCAACCCTTGTGCAAGAATTATTGCCTCAAATGGAAATCAAACTATTGCATGTAAGTGGGACTCTAATGAAATTGATGTTGAATTCGGGTATTCCGATGTAGATGCGACTAATCCGGAATTCGCGAAGTTTGTCGAGTATTGCGAAAAGAGTATTCTTATTCGAGAGGTGACTAGTCTAAAAAAAGAGAGAAGAAAGGAGACTAAATTTCTAAAGCCAATACACCTACTAGGAGGGAGAACCGTTCAAAATGAATCAGTCGGTGAAAACTCATTTGGTGTGAATATTTCTCTCGAATATAAGTATCTATTTAACCCTGAAAATCTTGAAGAACGGGCTCTGATTGCGAAGAATGCCTATATAGCTTCGAAAAAGAAGCTTTCGCAGGTTGCACACATGGATAAGATCATCAGAAGTTCCGTGAAGCCAGTAAAAGACAATGAATCGGTTATAATTCAGGATACGGCGAAACCGTTAGAGTTTATTGATTTATTGAAAGATAAAAAAAGAATAAAAAATAATGTTTGTCTACTTGTTGGTAGTGTCGGATCTGGAAAAACTACTTTTACTGATTACTTGAGAGAAGTTGCCCTGCCTGAAGATGTTAGGAAAGAAACCTTTTGGGTGCATCTGAATTTAAACAATGCTCCGACCTCCCGTGATGTAATATATGAGTGGGTTATTGACGAGATTCTAAGCGTTATCAAAATGCAAAATACAAGCTTTGATTTTGATGAAGCTGAATTTGTCAAAAAAATATTCGCTCCTCAAATTCTGGCATTCGTCAAAGGGCCCGCGAGTCTTCTCAAAGATAGTAATCCGAATAAATACGATGAGATGTTTGTTGAGCATCTTGTTAGCTTGCAGCGAGATAAAAGATCTTTTTTAAAAGCCGTAATTAAATATTTTTATGTAGATAAAAACAAAATCCTAATGGTCGTGTTTGACAATTCTGATAAGCGAGATAGAGACACCCAGCTTTTGTTGTTTGAAGTGGCAAATTGGCTCAAGGAGTCTTTTGTTTGCACAATATTACTTCCTTTGAGGGACTCAACGTTTGACAATTTTAGAAAAACACCACCTTTAGATACGGTCATTAAAGATATGGTGTTCAGAATTGAGCCTCCCCTGTTAGATAAAGTAATATATGAAAGATTTAGATTTGCAATGAGGGAGATGGAGAAAGACAGCTCTGAATTTTACTATTCCCTCAGTAATGGAATGAGAGTTTCCTGCAATAGAACCGAAATTAAAAAGTATTTACAATGTATATTGACTTCATTGTTTCAAAATCAATTTTTTAAGAGACTCATTACTGGTATTGCAGGACGAGATATAAGAAAAGGGTTGGAAATATTTTTGGACTTTTGTAAGAGTGGACATATTTCAGAAGATGACATCTTGAAAATTCGACAGTCTAATGGAGATTTCACATTACCAAATCATATTATTTCTAGGATTTTTTTTAGAGGTACAAGAAGGTATTATAACGATGAAAATTCTATGGTAAAAAATATTTTTCATTCTTATGCTACCGACGAGATTCCAGATCCTTATATTCGCCATGAAATATTAATCTGGCTAAAGGATAAGTACAGTACACATGGTCCGAATAATATTAAGGGTTTTCATCCGGTTAAGAGTCTTGTGCGCGACATGCTTTCTAGGGGGCACTCCGAGAAACGAATTCTAGATGAGGTTGGAAGCCTAACAAAAGCGGCATGCATTCTTTCCGAGTCGACGTTAGATAGCATTGATGAAAACGATCTCGTATCAATTGCCCCATCGGGTTTCGTTCACCTAGAATTGTCGAGAAGTAATATTGATTATTTATCATCAATTGCTGAAGATTCTCTTTTTAGGGAGCTGGAGAAAGCTCAGAATATTGCCGATAATATGACTGGTAAAAAGCATCAACATATGTCGAAGTTTGCATCGATAGACAATGCTGAAAATTTAATTAAATACTTACAGGAATATAGGGAGTATTTTCTGTCAAATCCTGAGGCTTTCCTGCAATCAGAAGATCAGCAAAAAATATTTTTACTTGATGAGATTCATCAGTTCGTTCAGATGGTTAAAATGAAGGATTCAAGTTACAACGAATTGGAAAAATTGATAGAAAGTTATCCACCAGGATATCAGTGTTCCGCCCGTATATCTCATATTGTTAATTATGGAATATTCGTTGAGTTTGGCCTTCATGGTGTAGGATTTATACACCAATCTCAGACGCCAAATCCTGATTCTTTTTTGGCTTCAGATTACGAGATTGGCGATGAAGTCGCAGTTGAAGTCTTGAGCTTTAGGCGCGATCACAAGAGATTCCTTCTTAAAATATCGGATGCATAGATATCGGGTCGTGTGAGTAAATTGGTTCTAAACTCGTCCCATACGGCCCGCCATTTCAAAAGAAATGGCCGATCCCACAAAGCGATGGAAATTAAAAAGGAAGCCTTGGAGCTTCCTTTTTTTATTCCCTGAGGACGAATAGCTGCTCAGGTTTCCCGAATTATCTATCCATTTGCTCAATAGCTTTGCGTAACCACGCTCTTGATTTTGGTGAAGTCACATTCGTGTAGTAAGACTCGCTTGAGCAAGTGATGTCCGACATCGCAGCGACACCAAATAAAAGATATTCGCCATTATTGTTTCTCAGGAATGCCGGGCCGCCAGAATCGCCAGAACAAGCGGCTCCATTTTCACTTTGTGATAGGACGACGAGTTCATTCGACGTTTCAGTGCGGTACTTCACTTGCGCCGTTTTTAGTTGAGAGCCCTCGAGATAAGAAACCGCATAAAGCTTTCCTTCATCTTCAATAACAAAAGCTCCCAATGATTCATGACGACGGCGCTGTTGCTCGGTGATTTCTTCCGCATTCACGGCAATGGATCCGTATCCAGCAATATCAACGGCCGCGTCTTTTTTGAGGAGTTTCGAATTATCTAGAAGACGCACGGGTTGATATTGCTCCGGCAAGCCGCCCTCGAATTTTAACAGCGCCAAATCCCCTGTGTCGTTTTCAACCGTAGCCTCAGCACTTTCATCGTAGAGGTCATTGATGATCACTTTTGAAGCTAAGCGTGCTGATTTATGCAAAATAAATTTTTCGCCAGTTTCCGGATCGACAAGGCTGACATACATTCTTGGATCGCCCTCCATGATCGTTTCTGCAATGTTCAAGGTGAAATAGATTTGATTCTTGAACGCTACCTCATTCACACAATGGGCTGCCGTCAAAATCAAATCATGGCGGATGATTGTTCCCGTGCAGTTTCCGCTGTTAGCAATGATGGCAACAGTGTGTCTGCCGATGTCGGATTTATAAGATGTGATCTCTTCTCCGCCGACAATGCTGCTGGATGATGTCGGCTTCACCGATTCAGGGGTTTGCTGCTTTGAGCAGGAAGCAGTCACAAACAAGAGAGGCAAACTTAGAATG
This region of Bdellovibrio sp. 22V genomic DNA includes:
- a CDS encoding type I restriction endonuclease; amino-acid sequence: MEHENILTESDVEQKFLYRILVTPKPLGLGLSATDIRTKADIRKIVIGKGQNQKLYYPDYVIVIDGLPVLIVEAKAPKENLEEALREARLYASEINALFPNKVNPCARIIASNGNQTIACKWDSNEIDVEFGYSDVDATNPEFAKFVEYCEKSILIREVTSLKKERRKETKFLKPIHLLGGRTVQNESVGENSFGVNISLEYKYLFNPENLEERALIAKNAYIASKKKLSQVAHMDKIIRSSVKPVKDNESVIIQDTAKPLEFIDLLKDKKRIKNNVCLLVGSVGSGKTTFTDYLREVALPEDVRKETFWVHLNLNNAPTSRDVIYEWVIDEILSVIKMQNTSFDFDEAEFVKKIFAPQILAFVKGPASLLKDSNPNKYDEMFVEHLVSLQRDKRSFLKAVIKYFYVDKNKILMVVFDNSDKRDRDTQLLLFEVANWLKESFVCTILLPLRDSTFDNFRKTPPLDTVIKDMVFRIEPPLLDKVIYERFRFAMREMEKDSSEFYYSLSNGMRVSCNRTEIKKYLQCILTSLFQNQFFKRLITGIAGRDIRKGLEIFLDFCKSGHISEDDILKIRQSNGDFTLPNHIISRIFFRGTRRYYNDENSMVKNIFHSYATDEIPDPYIRHEILIWLKDKYSTHGPNNIKGFHPVKSLVRDMLSRGHSEKRILDEVGSLTKAACILSESTLDSIDENDLVSIAPSGFVHLELSRSNIDYLSSIAEDSLFRELEKAQNIADNMTGKKHQHMSKFASIDNAENLIKYLQEYREYFLSNPEAFLQSEDQQKIFLLDEIHQFVQMVKMKDSSYNELEKLIESYPPGYQCSARISHIVNYGIFVEFGLHGVGFIHQSQTPNPDSFLASDYEIGDEVAVEVLSFRRDHKRFLLKISDA
- a CDS encoding trypsin-like serine protease, which produces MKMTPTNALILSLPLLFVTASCSKQQTPESVKPTSSSSIVGGEEITSYKSDIGRHTVAIIANSGNCTGTIIRHDLILTAAHCVNEVAFKNQIYFTLNIAETIMEGDPRMYVSLVDPETGEKFILHKSARLASKVIINDLYDESAEATVENDTGDLALLKFEGGLPEQYQPVRLLDNSKLLKKDAAVDIAGYGSIAVNAEEITEQQRRRHESLGAFVIEDEGKLYAVSYLEGSQLKTAQVKYRTETSNELVVLSQSENGAACSGDSGGPAFLRNNNGEYLLFGVAAMSDITCSSESYYTNVTSPKSRAWLRKAIEQMDR